The DNA sequence ACTCAAGAATTTCTCTTCTTCATTCTCTCTAACTCTCCTAGATTTCAAAAGCAGACCCATTTTGAAATGTGACTCAAGAttggtttaaaaagaaaacattgttGCTAAGATTAATTGATTAGAGAAGTAATCTAATTGATCATCGAAGTCAGATGTTGAGTCCAATGGCTCTAGTGAACAacatagttaattaaataagtagGCTAATCAAATATTAGGTTTTAGAAAAGTTTTTCTTACTTAAGACTTGTCCTAATCAATTATGTTCATGCTTCCAACAGTTGAATCAGTTGATTTAAAGAGTTTTAAGCTTGGTTTATAATGATTCTAGACATTATTAGTGGTTGATTGGGACcatgaaataaaagaatgaaaatttctaaaattccaGAGGGAATGCAACATGCAAGACACCGTTAATTAAACCTTTCTTTGGGAGAATATTACAGCTGAACTTTAAGTCCATACTCTTATTTAATCTGTGTTAAAATGTTCTTACCATGAGCGTACACAAATTACCGTTTATTAAACGTTTTCTTTTACAAATGATATAgttttaatagaataaatagGTTAAATGGTTAAATTGAACTTATAGCTTCAAAAACTACGGGTTTTCACTAAGCTGGAAGAAGACAGTATATGCATTGTAATTTTAGCGAGACATACTTGAAAGTAAAAAGGAGACATAGTATACCAATGGTTTCTAAACTAAAATGTTTGTGATCAATGTTACTAAATGATGATCAGATGactaaaatggaaaaaaaaaagtcattagTTTTGTGATCAAAAAGTAAACTACCAAGAAAGTTTTATCCCACTGTTATATGTTTTGGCTGTTGTCGTGAATGTTAGACTCTAAAggaaaaaacatgaaaaaaaaaatgtaagagtGGCGTAAATTATAATGTTAAGATGAATGTGTGATGACACAAGAAATGATAGGATACgaaaaatttgtatataatgAGAGATATTAGTATGACACCTATTGATGAAAAGATGACAACAAAATCAGTAGAGGTGGtttaaacattacaaataaaataagtgaGGAAAGTAGATTGCATGGCTTTTTCAATCCTTGAAAAGGGAGTAGGGGAGAGCAAGAAGAACATTAAAAGATGTTGTTAAGTAGGATTCGTGGTGAGAAATATCTATGAAGACTTGGACTTGACATTTGAAAATGGCATATATGTGAATTATGTAACCGACCTTACATTGGGAAATAAGACTTCTGTTGTGATCAATAGGCAAAGATTTTAGGAATTCAGAGCCAATAACACAATAcgaaataatgaatttgtctCTAAACCTAAAATACAAGTACATTTATCACTAATGAAACTcggtttaaaaataaactagaaGCTATCATCAACAGGCCACATTGGAAAGTTATAACGATTGGTACTGAACATAAATCTTCCTCAAAAACGTAacttataagattttttttttgtgcattCAAACTGATGGACATTCTACATACCAATGACTACTCTACATATGACCACAAATGGCAAGTCCTCGTTTGATGAACAGCGAGTAGGTAGAGCACAAATAGCTCTAGTCTTAAGATTCCAATAGAGATAGCATTATGCAGAGAGAACTGcaaatacaaataaatgaaatagGAAAGAATGTTAATTAGTTGAAATTCAGTCGATGCGTGATTCCAGCTACAGTTGAACAAGTATTGTATttcataaaattcaataattaatataaaataacataccaGTTTAACCAGGTCAGTGATTGCCCTCAGGTGCTTGAGCACTGGCATTGTAATTATCATAACCTCCAGACGACGGTGCTGGTGGATTGGCTTGGTACATTGCTGACGATAACATAGAGGGAGCACCATTGGAAGCTGGGGCAGCAGTGCTACCAGGAGCAGTTGGAGGGGGAGCTAATGAAGGGGGCCTTGGTAGGGTATTAAGTTGACCCGGCACCTGGGGAGCACCAGGAGGGGGTAACATTGGAGGCATGGCAGGGGCAGAAACATATCCTGTATATTCCAATTGAAAACCAGTTACATCAGATACTggataataaaagaacaaatgTATAATGCTTGAACTTGGCTATCAAGTTTTTCAGAACTTTCAGCATTAGATAGAAGTTACAGCTTAGAGAAGAAACAGATAAAAGCAAATGTAGGTTTTCTTGTCCAAaacttactttatttatttaacgtaattatttcaaataaaatccaAAGAAAGAACAACCATATTAAAGGAGATTTAAATAACAAGGTCATTGCAACAACATAaaccaaaattaatttgtagTTAGCCCTTGGCATATGAATAACAAGAATCACTGTTAAGATAATAATTGAAAGAACCACATGTCTGCATGTAAAATGCAGAGACATAAATATGATAGCCCAAACCAGATTGAATATAAGAGGAGATGGAAGCTTTATGAACTTCACAAAAAGCAATGTGCAAGATTATATTGACCTGGTGCCCCAGGAAGTGGTCTAGGAAAGACAGGTGGTCTCATCCCTGGCAGTAGTGGTTGACTTCCAGGTACTTGTGCATTTCCAGGAATAGGCAGTCTTGGTGGTGGCAACACAGGAGGAAGGTTTGGCCTCTGAACCATCATATGATTATAAGCTACACCAACCTGCTGAAATGCTGCAGCTTGCCCAAGATGTTCTTTGATCCTCTGATCAATTAAACTCTGTGTTTGTTGTTCTTCAAATTGCTGGTAGTAGGTTCTCACATTTGCCTGAAGATATGATCAGATACTAAACGCCATGAGTATGGTGTACATTGTAGTACATTTATTCCAAGAAGTCAGAAATTTCATGGTACCTTGTGTTTGTAACCCGCATTGTGCTGCTTTCTAACAGATGGCTGCAATAGGACATAAACAATGTGGCTAACAAACCTTCATGAAACACTAATGGATAAAGCACATCTTTAGTTCCTCTACCGTAATTAATGTGCAATTTGGTCCCCCAAAAACATCAAAGTTAATCCCCCAATTCTATTAATTGCCACAACAAAATCCTTTCATCAGTTTTCCTTCAcctaaaacattaaaatcatcatttctaaataaaaaaacaacaaattctCATACTAAATCATCATAAACCCTCTTACACTCaaaaaataccaataaaaaaattatttttcacccAAGATCAGATAATCACAAATGCACACCCTTCTTAAAATCATGACACATCTTACAAAATCCTTCAAATTTCTACCTGTGAGTTTGTTTTGCATCCCAAATTATACTTCATCCCTCtattatttgagtaaaaaaaaatgaggatgCAGGGGGTTTCATGCACAAAACCTTAGCCATAATAAAGAGGTCACTACACCTGAGAATCCCACACGACATAGGAAACACTGCACATTCTTGCAGCTGCATCTTATTATTGCAAGGTAGAGAATCTTTCTAGCCAGAAACAATAAACTATTTTGAAATGCAGTTTGCAGGTACAAAACTAAATGCAACAAATTCACTAGACTAAACTAACTCAGAGTAAAGGGGGAAACACAATTGATGAGGTAAACAACTTACAGAATCGTGGGTCAAATAGGTGTCGCAGTAGTCACAGTAATACCTGCAATGCAAAATCgatcatgaaaaaaaatgaataccGCAGATTCatgaaaactgaaaaataaaggAATCCACAATTTTCTATGTACCGAGGCATGCTGTTTCAATGACAATGAGTCCCGCCAAAAACCCTAGAAGTGAAGCAAATTATCAAAACCGTGAAAGGAGAAAAAACTTAAaacctaaaaaattaaaaaaaaaataataataataataagaggaATAAATGACGTTAGTAACTTGAGCTTGATGTTCAGGAAGGAAAGTGTGAAAAATCGAAACAATCGGCGATAGAACAGAGACTATATGCCCAGAGCACGAATGTTCCCGGATTCCATGAGGAAATGAtttattatacatttgatttgatCTTGAACTATTATTTAGTAAATACCAATTTAATCcctaaaaaggtttttaaataattttaaatttttgaatgattttatttaaatggatttttactttttttattatgaggtaatacttttacaaaaattcacATTATTTATTAGGTACATGACAGTGataatttgttaattaaattttgaccgttttttattttttaacatgagttgtattttttaaataattttaaaatataaaaaacaatgttacctcaagttattaaaaaatattattaaaatttagttgttaaaaatttatttgttttaattaaatattatttgagatATCTtacataaataagataaatacatataaatattttttttaaataattcaccCATTTGTATTCGAGTTTTTCTTGTATGCAAAGAATACAattcattcttaattttatttcagacactcaaagaaatttaaatcaatcttccataaaacaataatttacaCATAGTACATAgtttataaatcaataataatatattaatttaataagtttttAGACATCTTACATAGATAAGgtaaatacatataaatgattttttaaatgattcacCATTTATATTCATGTATTTAcgattcattttttattttattttaaacactcaaaaatttaaatcaatcgtccataaaacaataatttacaCATAGTACATGGTTTataaatcattaataatatattaatttaataagtttttGGTCTCTCTGAAGATTTATTTACTGTGATATCTCTATTTCATTTATTCTTAACTCGTGAATAGGAATGGAAAGAATGAAGGAATGAAGAAGTTcataatgagttataaatgaTGTCAACActgatttaaaaagaaaaacaaattacattaattctttttaaataaaatagatattgaattaaaaaagttaagtatCACATTATATAAACTTTCTAATGCTGAAAAAACCAAATCTATTAagcataatatattattgaacAACGTATACCTTTTTAGGGTTGTAAAAAAATCTTGGAGATATATGTTGATAAAACCTGTAACGGGTAGAAAATGTACATTATAAATGGATACTCGTAGGTAATgggtatgaatattttttatacctaGATGTTAATGAGACATATACATGTATCATAATATTTGTACCCGTAGATACTCATACCcgctatattttaatttaaattaaaaaaaacatgattaaaacattaacacattaaaattaaatgggttatttttttatcagttgGTTTAACAAATCTTCAATTcctttgtaaactgtcattcaacattatttaaatgagttatttgcactttgtttgaaatttataaacattatacattgtatttttgaatatattgttagatattaaatttttcttttgtaaatacccgcgggtagtttgaaattataaatattatgcattgtatttttgtttgaatttatgattaaaatatattgttagatattaaatttttcttttgtaaatacccgcaaatagtttgaaatttataaatattatgcattgtatttttatttgaatttatgattaaaatatattgttagatattaaatttttcttttgtaaatacccgcaagtagtttgaaatttataaatattatgcattgtatttttgtttgagtttatgattaaaatatattgctagatattaatttttttttcttttgtaaatattcgcgggtatccatgaatattaaaaaaatatatggctACCCGCATAATGGATACATGCACGGATATATAAATACAGATACGAGACGAATATTTATTCAGCAGGTAAATTACAGTTACATTCTACCCGTCTCATTTACATCCTACTTACACTTCTTTCACACCCACTCCAATAGAAACCTAATTGAGATCAAACCACATCTTTACAAAACTACCTACACCACTTTTTCACAACCCAAAAAATCATATCCAGAATCATAGGCAAAAAAACTGTTGTAAACAATCacagataattaaaataacttacgCAAATATTTCATATCATAAAATTcgttttgaagtttttttttcagCTTTATGTTCTTAAATTAAACAATCTTAGAAGTGAGGGAGAAATAAAAAGTGGCAAACACTTAGTTTATATTAATagtcatttaaaataaatcaattgaaGGACCTAAATGCAAATATTCTAGtacatatatacaaatatttatttatatttattagaacATGTAagaaactttttaaaaattcaattcacATGAAAAACTAGTTTAAGAACCTATTGAGTTAAATTGAATATTCAcgttttaaaaattcaaatttaatatttatttaattatccacttaaaggaaaaataaatatctttattaAGTAGTTAACTTTCTTAATGGAGATGAATTTACGGGAGAGTGAATGAATTGATTTGGAAGgatttcacaataaattttctattgtttcttttaattgatttatttggAAGGCAAAGCTTATAACAactttattataagaaaaatcttaaataataatcaattttagtataaaaaatatatttagagatcaatttagtgatcaatttcctaatttagagactaatttttttggtagtcaaaattttggtagttaatattagtgactaatttagatatcaatgtataatcaaacttattttagttatcaatttaaaaatcaattataattttttattaataatagacactattttaaatactaataatttttagttaattgatatttaaattagtcactatactaactaattatttttaatcattatttaaaaaattcttgtaatatttgtgaatgatttaaccaatgtaataaataaaaaatattttaaaagattcgAATGTAAgattacaattttattcttatggttaaaaataatatattattattagtgaaaACATATGCGTTAATATGTGTTCACTTTcctttataataacaaaaactaataaaattattattattgtcattattataatataaaactgaatataaataatttttataattttattgtaaaaaaaattatttattttgtatgtgattttttaattaaaaaaaacggttaaataaaaaatggttaaattttaagaaaaaaatcatttaaagggtataattaataaaataattattttagtttgaaaaactttttatttaaagggtaaaatgggAAAATAAACgtggattattattattattattattaattatcaaaagtAAAAGCAAAACAAAATGAATGTGTAGAACAAAATGGATTTTCATTGATATGTAACCACAAAAATCGATTCAATGAACTTAGAATCAGTTCTCTCCTAAAC is a window from the Vigna unguiculata cultivar IT97K-499-35 chromosome 7, ASM411807v1, whole genome shotgun sequence genome containing:
- the LOC114190178 gene encoding U1 small nuclear ribonucleoprotein C-like — encoded protein: MPRYYCDYCDTYLTHDSPSVRKQHNAGYKHKANVRTYYQQFEEQQTQSLIDQRIKEHLGQAAAFQQVGVAYNHMMVQRPNLPPVLPPPRLPIPGNAQVPGSQPLLPGMRPPVFPRPLPGAPGYVSAPAMPPMLPPPGAPQVPGQLNTLPRPPSLAPPPTAPGSTAAPASNGAPSMLSSAMYQANPPAPSSGGYDNYNASAQAPEGNH